The genomic region CATTGATGCAAACCCAGTAGCTGCAGAAATTACATATGGAATCGAACGTTTAGCGTCTTACATTCAAGATAAGGAAAATGTTTTTGATTTAGAATGGGTAAATGGATTTACGTATGGTGATGTTTTCCTGCAGCCGGAATATGAGCATTCAAAATACACGTTTGAGGTTTCTGACAGCAAGATGTTGTTTAATTTATTTAGTACGTATGAACAAGAGGCTGAGCGTGCGATTGAAGAGAACCTCGTATTCCCAGCTTATGACTATGTGTTGAAGTGTTCGCACGTCTTTAATTTACTTGATGCAAGAGGAGCGATTTCGGTGACTGAGCGTACAGGCTATATCGGACGCGTTCGAAATCTCGCCAGAAAATGTGCAAAGGTATATTATGAGGAACGAGAACGGTTAGGTTTTCCAATGTTAAAAGGTGAGGAGGGACAAGAGAATGAGTAAACGTGATTTTTTATTAGAAATTGGACTTGAAGAAATGCCTGCACGGTTTGTGACAGATGCGATGAATCAATTAGCGACTACTTTAGCCCAATGGTTAAAAGCAGAAAGAATCTCTTATGAGCGTGTCACTTCCTTTTCAACACCACGTCGCTTAGCGGTTATTGTTGAAGGATTAGCAGAAAAGCAAGCGGATATGGAGGAAGAAGCGCGCGGACCTGCCAAGAAAATTGCAGTTGATGACAATGGTGATTGGACAAAGGCGGCGCTTGGTTTTGCACGAGGGCAAGGTGTAGACCCTACGGATTTATATTTTAGTGAAGTAAAAGGGACAGAATATGTCTTTGCCAAGAAATATACAGTTGGGCAAGTGACAAGTTCACTATTACCACAAGTAGAGGGACTCATTAAAGGGATGAACTTTCCAAAAAACATGCGTTGGAATCAATACGACCTCAAGTTTGTACGTCCGGTTAAGTGGTTAGTTGCTTTGTATGGCAGTGAAGTAGTTCCATTTGAAATCACAAACGTAGTGACAAATCATTATACATACGGTCATCGTTTTCTCGGTGGGGAGTGCAAAATTGAGAGCCCACAAGAATATAAAGACGCCCTCCGTTCTGAATTTGTGATCGTTGACCCGGATGAAAGAAAAGAAGCGATTCGTAACCAAATCGCAACAATTGAAAAAGAGAATCAGTGGGTAATTCCGATTGACGAAGAGCTTCTAGAAGAGGTTAACAATCTTGTTGAGTACCCAACAGCCCTTCATGGTAGCTATGATGAAGAGTTTTTATCGTTACCGAAAGAAGTGTTAATTACGTCCATGCGTGAGCATCAACGTTACTTCCCAGTAAAAAATAACGATGGCGAGTTATTAGCTAATTTCGTTACCGTTCGTAATGGGGATAGCAATCATTTGGAAAATGTCGTAAAAGGAAATGAAAAAGTATTGCGAGCACGACTTGCAGACGCGATGTTTTTCTACAAGGAAGATCAAAAACTAAAGTTGGATGACGCACTGTCGCAGCTAGAGAATATTGTTTATCATGAGGAGTTAGGCTCTATTGGTGATAAGGTGCGCCGGATTCGAGAAGCTACAAGTGACCTTGTGACCTTGCTAGGAATTGATGAACAAACGGCTAAACGTGCGGATCGAGCGGCGCAGTTATGTAAATTCGACCTCGTTACATTAATGGTTGATGAGTTTACCGAGCTTCAAGGTCGTATGGGTGAGGAATATGCGTTAATGGCAGGTGAGCATGAGTCAGTTGCAAAAGCAATTAGTGAACACTATATGCCACGCTTCTCAGGTGACCAAAGCCCATCGACACAAGTGGGAACGGTTGTTAGTATCGCTGATAAACTTGATACGATTACGACATGTTTCGCCATTGGTTTAATCCCGACAGGATCCCAAGACCCATATGCGCTACGTCGACAGTCTGCGGGAGTGATCCAAATGATTCTAGATCATAACTTATCGGTAAGTGTTGAAGAATTAATTGATGTATCGCTACAAGTCGTTGAGCAGCGTCAGTTGTTAAAACGAGATCGCAAAGACATTATGGCTGATTTAATTGATTTCTTTAAGTTGCGTATTAAACATACCTTACAGGACCGTGGCATCCGTTATGATGTGATTGAAGCCCTGTTAACAACATCAATTGATCGTGTAGATGTCATTGTCAAAAAAGCTGAATTGATTATGGAAAATCGCGAGGAAGTATCTTTTAAAGAGGTTGTTGAATCATTAAGCCGGGTGACAAACATTGCGAAAAAAGCTGAAGGAAAACAGCAGGCAGTAGAGCCTCGTTTGTTCGACCATACAGAAGAGAAAGAGTTATTTCGCGTAGTAAATGAGGTAGAAGAGGTTGTCGAACGTGCGTTGCGCGAAGGTGATGTTGAGCGTGCCTATAAGGCGATTGCTTCACTTAAAACGCCAATAAATAAGTATTTCGATCATATTATGGTGATGGCAGAAGATAACAAAGTAAAAGAAAATCGTTTGAGTCAAATGAGGCAGCTTGCAACAACGATTCATACATTTGCGCATTTCAACTCTCTAGTATTTGCTTAATGGACCAAAATGGAGAAACCTGTTACATGAAATGGGTTTCTCCATTATCTGAAATAAATAACAATTAGTATGAAACATACACTGATTATCCAAAAAAAGTTCACGTTATTTTGTAATTGAGCCGCTTTTTATTTCAAAAAATGCTTAAATAGTATATAATTAAACTTTGAAAAAGCATAACACATTTGTGTTGTGAAGGCGGTGAAGGACAATCGAACTAACAATTCGTCAAGAACAAATATTAGAAATCGTTAAGGACAATGGTCCAATTACTGGTGAGCAAATTGCAGAGAAGCTTTCGCTTACCAGAGCAACCCTGCGTCCGGATCTAGCGATATTAACAATGGCAGGTTTTCTAGATGCAAGGCCACGTGTTGGCTATTTTTATACAGGAAAGACTGGATCTCAATTATTAACGGAGAAAGTTAAGAACATCACTGTTCAGCAGTATCAGTCGATTCCTGTAGTCGTTAATGATTCCTCATCA from Desertibacillus haloalkaliphilus harbors:
- the glyQ gene encoding glycine--tRNA ligase subunit alpha — translated: MNVQDMILTLQNFWAKQNCLIMQAYDVEKGAGTMNPMTYLRSIGPEPWNVAYVEPSRRPADGRYGENPNRLYQHHQFQVIMKPSPDNIQELYLQSLEELGINPLEHDIRFVEDNWESPTLGAWGLGWEVWLDGMEITQFTYFQQVGGIDANPVAAEITYGIERLASYIQDKENVFDLEWVNGFTYGDVFLQPEYEHSKYTFEVSDSKMLFNLFSTYEQEAERAIEENLVFPAYDYVLKCSHVFNLLDARGAISVTERTGYIGRVRNLARKCAKVYYEERERLGFPMLKGEEGQENE
- the glyS gene encoding glycine--tRNA ligase subunit beta, whose protein sequence is MSKRDFLLEIGLEEMPARFVTDAMNQLATTLAQWLKAERISYERVTSFSTPRRLAVIVEGLAEKQADMEEEARGPAKKIAVDDNGDWTKAALGFARGQGVDPTDLYFSEVKGTEYVFAKKYTVGQVTSSLLPQVEGLIKGMNFPKNMRWNQYDLKFVRPVKWLVALYGSEVVPFEITNVVTNHYTYGHRFLGGECKIESPQEYKDALRSEFVIVDPDERKEAIRNQIATIEKENQWVIPIDEELLEEVNNLVEYPTALHGSYDEEFLSLPKEVLITSMREHQRYFPVKNNDGELLANFVTVRNGDSNHLENVVKGNEKVLRARLADAMFFYKEDQKLKLDDALSQLENIVYHEELGSIGDKVRRIREATSDLVTLLGIDEQTAKRADRAAQLCKFDLVTLMVDEFTELQGRMGEEYALMAGEHESVAKAISEHYMPRFSGDQSPSTQVGTVVSIADKLDTITTCFAIGLIPTGSQDPYALRRQSAGVIQMILDHNLSVSVEELIDVSLQVVEQRQLLKRDRKDIMADLIDFFKLRIKHTLQDRGIRYDVIEALLTTSIDRVDVIVKKAELIMENREEVSFKEVVESLSRVTNIAKKAEGKQQAVEPRLFDHTEEKELFRVVNEVEEVVERALREGDVERAYKAIASLKTPINKYFDHIMVMAEDNKVKENRLSQMRQLATTIHTFAHFNSLVFA